The Vibrio tubiashii ATCC 19109 genome has a segment encoding these proteins:
- a CDS encoding LysE/ArgO family amino acid transporter, which yields MSTYLAGFSLGLSLILAIGSQNAFVLKQGLRNQHVFVICAVCAISDAILISFGVAGFGAIVKQYPQIESLTRLGGAIFLAVYAFLSFKSAFTSHHGMSTSNGSDTSLLKAVSICLAFTWLNPHVYLDTVVLLGSISTQYQPNQSLFAYGAITASFVFFFSLGFGARFLAPLFNKPKAWKVLEFLVGIIMSAIALSLIL from the coding sequence ATGTCTACTTATCTAGCAGGCTTCTCTCTAGGTTTATCACTTATCTTAGCCATTGGCTCGCAAAACGCTTTTGTGTTGAAACAAGGGCTTAGGAATCAGCACGTGTTTGTCATATGCGCAGTATGCGCGATTTCAGATGCTATATTAATCAGTTTTGGGGTTGCGGGATTTGGCGCAATTGTAAAACAGTACCCTCAGATAGAGAGTCTCACCCGTTTGGGAGGGGCGATTTTTCTTGCCGTTTACGCTTTTCTTAGCTTTAAATCGGCATTTACGTCTCACCATGGCATGAGCACAAGTAACGGTAGCGACACCTCACTCCTCAAAGCCGTTTCAATCTGTTTAGCCTTCACTTGGCTAAACCCACATGTCTACCTAGATACGGTTGTTCTACTCGGATCGATATCAACTCAATATCAACCCAATCAGAGTCTATTTGCTTATGGTGCAATCACGGCATCGTTCGTCTTTTTCTTTTCCTTGGGCTTTGGCGCTCGATTCTTAGCCCCACTATTCAATAAACCAAAAGCTTGGAAAGTACTTGAGTTCTTGGTTGGAATCATCATGTCAGCGATAGCTCTGTCATTGATTTTATAG
- a CDS encoding substrate-binding periplasmic protein, producing the protein MHFFCPDFPPYTTVDSTGSHSGIGFDKMKSILDSVGVDYTIEINSNHGRALAELKTGRSDGFFMASQNDERDKYAVFSESVMTNRWVWIVLTSHREEFSSLPKSGYTVASLLNTNTNRWLTKTGFNLAHPAESITSLISMLDKQEVNAVLVAEEVYNHRFKNDPRYKVFLQEEKEFGVYISKSFLNRHPKFMEKLNKAIQASQTKR; encoded by the coding sequence ATGCACTTCTTTTGTCCAGATTTTCCACCCTATACCACCGTTGACAGCACAGGCAGTCATAGTGGAATTGGGTTTGATAAAATGAAGTCGATACTGGACTCAGTCGGCGTAGATTACACCATTGAAATTAACTCTAATCACGGGCGTGCATTGGCTGAGCTAAAAACTGGACGCTCAGATGGTTTCTTTATGGCTTCTCAGAACGATGAGCGTGACAAATATGCGGTTTTCTCTGAGTCAGTGATGACCAATCGTTGGGTTTGGATTGTGTTGACCAGTCATCGTGAAGAATTTTCCTCTCTCCCCAAGTCAGGGTATACAGTTGCTAGCTTACTAAACACCAATACAAATCGCTGGCTGACGAAAACCGGTTTCAACTTGGCACATCCGGCCGAGAGTATTACATCGTTAATTAGTATGTTAGATAAGCAAGAAGTGAACGCTGTATTGGTGGCAGAAGAAGTTTACAATCACAGGTTCAAAAACGACCCCAGATACAAAGTTTTCTTACAGGAAGAGAAAGAGTTTGGCGTTTACATCTCCAAATCATTTCTCAACCGTCATCCAAAGTTCATGGAAAAGCTCAATAAAGCCATCCAAGCTAGTCAAACTAAGAGGTGA
- a CDS encoding Gfo/Idh/MocA family protein, with protein sequence MKWGILGTSFISDVMAAAIAGDSESELYAVAGRNPQTLAEFASKHSVAKTYLSMDELIEDSDVEVVYIALPNHLHHDYVIKAAQKGKAILCEKSLSIDMEKTHAALDAVREHDVFFAEGLMYLNHPLIESILETLKQGTIGEVRSIQGSYIAAISQFVNPESKGALYNLGCYPVSLMHLVLQNHFGDSIFENREIQAIGRKGQDGNLCESSAIFKFGENVTAQMHTAEDHGLKHGFTIHGSKGAISLTTNPWLPSEENQYSVEVYETSQQTVTVPAKGDGFYYQVRNIRQAVDLGRKSLDRPSATPDDSTQIMKLLTDWERAASEQ encoded by the coding sequence ATGAAGTGGGGCATTCTAGGAACAAGCTTTATCTCTGATGTGATGGCAGCAGCGATTGCGGGAGACAGTGAAAGCGAGCTTTATGCCGTTGCAGGCCGAAACCCACAGACGCTTGCAGAATTTGCCAGCAAGCACTCTGTTGCCAAGACATACCTTTCAATGGACGAGTTGATAGAAGATAGTGACGTTGAGGTGGTTTACATTGCATTGCCGAACCATCTTCACCATGACTATGTCATCAAAGCAGCGCAGAAAGGCAAAGCGATACTGTGCGAGAAATCCCTATCTATCGATATGGAAAAAACTCATGCCGCGTTAGATGCGGTTCGTGAGCATGATGTTTTTTTTGCAGAAGGGTTAATGTATCTGAATCACCCGTTGATTGAATCCATTTTAGAGACGCTAAAGCAGGGTACAATTGGAGAGGTGCGCAGTATCCAAGGCTCGTATATTGCTGCTATTAGCCAGTTTGTTAACCCGGAGAGTAAGGGGGCACTGTATAACTTAGGCTGTTATCCTGTGTCACTGATGCATCTTGTCCTGCAAAATCATTTTGGAGACAGTATCTTCGAAAATAGAGAGATTCAAGCCATTGGGCGCAAAGGGCAAGATGGAAACCTTTGTGAATCTAGCGCCATCTTCAAATTTGGCGAAAATGTGACAGCTCAAATGCACACAGCAGAAGATCACGGCTTAAAGCATGGTTTCACCATTCATGGTTCAAAAGGCGCAATCAGTCTTACAACCAACCCTTGGCTACCTAGCGAAGAAAACCAATACAGTGTCGAAGTTTATGAAACCTCGCAGCAAACAGTTACTGTACCGGCTAAAGGAGATGGGTTCTATTATCAGGTAAGAAACATTAGACAGGCTGTGGATCTGGGCCGCAAGTCACTCGATAGACCGAGTGCTACGCCAGATGATTCGACGCAGATAATGAAATTGCTGACCGATTGGGAGCGAGCAGCGTCTGAACAATGA
- a CDS encoding helix-turn-helix transcriptional regulator, which produces MNVSGQLNTDKFGACFEKIHRFSTRESFDEVLHSDHSQIVIIRSGQLKIQTGDCTVNILAGSGVFLSQGDYLFEYSALGEEYQSMIIEFENELVSQLLQKHSDLLMTLPKSDKAIMGLFPFDLNILLEQVISGMQALEEQSYPSAIMRLKYEEMLILLLHSAGGEQLYALLSQQMNRTSERLRRFMELHYLKEWKLNDYAQEFGASLTTFKELFNEHYGMSPRAWISERRLLFAHKLLLTSKMSIVDIAMEAGFSSQSYFTQSYRRRFGTTPSKVRSGEEMVAIAE; this is translated from the coding sequence ATGAATGTGTCAGGCCAATTAAACACGGACAAATTCGGCGCTTGTTTTGAGAAAATTCATAGATTTTCAACTCGAGAAAGCTTTGATGAGGTGCTTCATTCAGATCATTCTCAAATTGTTATTATTCGTAGCGGTCAGTTAAAAATACAGACTGGAGATTGTACAGTTAATATTCTTGCTGGCAGTGGTGTTTTTTTGTCTCAGGGCGATTATTTGTTTGAATACTCGGCTCTTGGGGAAGAGTACCAGTCGATGATTATAGAATTTGAAAATGAGCTGGTGAGTCAGCTATTGCAAAAACATAGCGATTTGTTGATGACATTGCCTAAATCGGATAAGGCCATTATGGGACTTTTTCCATTTGACTTAAATATCCTGCTCGAGCAAGTTATTTCAGGCATGCAAGCGTTGGAAGAGCAATCTTATCCAAGTGCAATTATGCGCTTAAAATACGAAGAAATGTTGATCTTGCTATTGCATAGTGCAGGTGGAGAGCAACTTTATGCTTTACTCTCTCAACAGATGAATCGCACGTCGGAAAGACTGCGTAGATTTATGGAATTGCATTATCTGAAAGAATGGAAACTAAATGATTATGCTCAGGAGTTTGGCGCAAGTCTTACGACGTTCAAAGAGCTTTTTAATGAGCATTATGGAATGTCTCCTCGGGCATGGATCAGTGAACGCCGCCTCTTATTTGCGCATAAGTTATTGCTAACAAGTAAGATGAGTATTGTCGATATTGCAATGGAAGCGGGGTTTTCCAGCCAGTCTTATTTTACTCAGAGCTATCGCCGTCGTTTTGGTACGACACCGAGTAAAGTACGATCAGGTGAAGAAATGGTAGCTATCGCTGAATGA
- a CDS encoding YscB family type III secretion system chaperone, whose product MLNQIMKSLANTLEVRTFTPNENGIYEIEVDQFNVEVKQHSSWILWETELPFHFDKDLDYQSEQMLKRCMQLSLKTVRDGQETLTLNKEQRLVLQGKAPFDQMSSVIFPSLLSQHVNMCEYYSEILEHERVNRAINHTVWLP is encoded by the coding sequence ATGCTAAATCAAATAATGAAATCTCTAGCAAATACGCTAGAGGTTAGGACTTTTACGCCCAATGAAAATGGCATTTACGAGATTGAAGTCGATCAGTTCAACGTCGAAGTTAAACAACACTCGTCTTGGATTTTATGGGAAACCGAATTGCCTTTCCACTTTGACAAAGACTTAGATTATCAAAGTGAACAGATGCTTAAGCGTTGTATGCAGTTATCTTTAAAAACAGTACGTGATGGTCAAGAGACGTTAACTCTAAACAAGGAGCAGCGTTTAGTGTTACAAGGTAAGGCTCCCTTTGACCAAATGTCTTCAGTGATCTTTCCTTCACTGCTCTCCCAACACGTTAATATGTGTGAATATTACAGTGAAATACTAGAGCATGAACGTGTAAACCGAGCAATTAACCATACAGTGTGGCTGCCATGA
- a CDS encoding DUF2834 domain-containing protein encodes MSRFYLVLTVLGIAAPYAAFLPWLFTNGLNLPLLFEQAIANPISVMAWLDVVVAAVALIGFILVDGKQNHVKGRFVAIVGTLTAGVSFGLPLYLYLKHK; translated from the coding sequence ATGTCTCGATTTTATCTTGTACTCACTGTATTGGGGATTGCTGCTCCATACGCAGCGTTTCTACCTTGGCTTTTCACTAATGGCTTAAACCTGCCACTTTTGTTTGAACAGGCGATAGCCAATCCAATTAGCGTCATGGCATGGCTTGACGTGGTGGTTGCAGCTGTGGCCTTGATCGGTTTTATTCTGGTCGATGGGAAACAGAACCATGTTAAAGGACGCTTTGTGGCGATTGTCGGGACCTTGACTGCCGGTGTTTCATTTGGCTTACCGCTCTATCTCTATTTAAAGCACAAATAA
- a CDS encoding T3SS regulon anti-activator ExsD domain-containing protein: MKKQHWRRRSLFPDNSVTKRKVTVLQRGARYQETAKQTQGKNVVNVSHRQLLSEGVLSSEQLSLLQRLLNRDVIDALCSSQLVKTYEKLGAPLDRFAMRLFLEIGSRLGASQALATHEQRVAYINQHVGYRYNLASPKSLTLCLHCAIAEWVNHQSDQGVLLDVVEIEQLANQLQIQGSYWEKLLGQEASAIYVEQQLELIKSQQQQVKEQLRTLEETHKKAAESHRVLMEKWQPCLNTLKALSEFALTSPEFFTAWQTWCEQARQLAPELREVWEACDHIYRDLNAVAKLWQWFQDMQSVGDVDLYYFDVQSGQFGQAYNHMSHI, encoded by the coding sequence ATGAAAAAGCAGCATTGGCGACGCCGTTCGCTTTTTCCAGACAACTCTGTGACAAAAAGGAAGGTCACAGTCTTGCAGAGAGGGGCTCGATACCAAGAGACCGCTAAACAAACGCAGGGTAAAAATGTTGTTAATGTCAGTCACCGTCAGCTCCTAAGCGAAGGTGTCTTAAGTTCGGAACAGTTATCTCTACTACAAAGGTTGTTGAATAGAGATGTGATTGATGCTTTGTGCTCAAGTCAGCTAGTTAAGACTTATGAGAAGCTTGGTGCACCGTTAGATCGATTTGCGATGCGCTTGTTTTTGGAAATTGGTTCAAGGTTAGGTGCAAGTCAGGCTTTAGCAACTCACGAACAGCGAGTGGCATACATCAATCAACATGTAGGTTATCGATATAATCTGGCTAGCCCCAAATCACTGACACTATGTCTGCACTGTGCTATTGCCGAATGGGTAAATCACCAATCTGACCAAGGCGTGTTATTGGATGTGGTGGAAATTGAGCAACTGGCGAATCAACTGCAGATTCAAGGTAGCTATTGGGAAAAACTTCTGGGTCAAGAAGCAAGTGCGATTTACGTAGAACAGCAACTCGAACTGATAAAGTCTCAACAACAACAGGTGAAAGAGCAACTTCGAACCCTTGAGGAAACGCACAAAAAAGCTGCAGAGTCGCATCGCGTTTTGATGGAAAAATGGCAACCTTGCCTTAATACACTAAAAGCCTTGTCTGAGTTTGCACTGACTTCTCCGGAGTTCTTCACTGCCTGGCAGACTTGGTGTGAACAGGCAAGACAACTTGCCCCTGAGCTTAGGGAAGTTTGGGAGGCCTGTGACCACATATATCGCGATCTAAATGCGGTTGCAAAATTGTGGCAATGGTTCCAAGACATGCAATCGGTAGGTGACGTAGACCTGTATTACTTTGATGTTCAAAGTGGTCAGTTTGGTCAAGCTTACAATCACATGAGTCATATTTAA
- a CDS encoding CesT family type III secretion system chaperone, which produces MSARQKIDEVLTQFAHQIGLPELRLTDNELSLAFDDAIRVHFLFHPEQETLQLEAEVVNLSVLSSDLCRSLLAFNHHWPEYELFFSLDNNRNVLCLHKLLTNEKLEYAYFESALAELITQCESWESLLTAFETPEQNLCLPNTADLRV; this is translated from the coding sequence ATGTCAGCGCGCCAAAAAATAGATGAGGTGCTAACCCAATTCGCTCATCAAATAGGCTTGCCTGAACTACGCTTAACTGACAATGAACTCAGCCTTGCATTTGATGACGCAATACGAGTTCACTTTCTATTTCACCCTGAGCAGGAGACACTTCAATTGGAAGCTGAAGTGGTTAACCTAAGCGTGCTGAGTAGCGATCTTTGCCGTTCTTTACTGGCTTTCAATCATCATTGGCCGGAGTACGAACTATTTTTTAGTCTCGACAACAATAGAAACGTTTTGTGTCTACATAAACTTCTAACTAATGAAAAGCTTGAGTACGCATACTTCGAGTCAGCACTTGCTGAACTTATTACACAGTGTGAATCTTGGGAGTCACTATTGACAGCGTTTGAGACTCCAGAGCAAAACCTTTGCTTGCCGAATACTGCTGACTTAAGGGTGTAA
- a CDS encoding thiol:disulfide interchange protein DsbA/DsbL has product MKKLFTLFSSLIFALSVQAAQFEEGTHYKVLDTDKSATPKVTEFFSFYCPHCYKFEPVVENLKASLPDNAKLEKVHVAFMGANMAVPMAKSYATMVALDAEETMVPAMFKQIHELRKAPKDEQALRQIFIDNGIDAEKFDATYNSFVVNSMQRGFDKQFANSTLTGVPGVVVNNKYIVKADQIRSYEEYNQLVNYLLTL; this is encoded by the coding sequence ATGAAAAAGCTATTTACTCTTTTCTCTTCATTGATTTTTGCCTTGTCGGTACAGGCTGCGCAGTTTGAAGAAGGAACACACTACAAGGTATTAGACACAGATAAATCGGCAACACCGAAGGTGACTGAGTTTTTCTCATTTTACTGCCCTCACTGCTACAAGTTTGAACCTGTGGTTGAGAACCTAAAAGCCTCTCTGCCTGACAATGCCAAGCTAGAAAAAGTTCACGTTGCCTTTATGGGCGCAAACATGGCTGTGCCAATGGCGAAGTCTTACGCCACCATGGTTGCTTTAGATGCAGAAGAAACTATGGTTCCAGCTATGTTCAAACAAATCCATGAACTACGAAAAGCACCTAAAGATGAGCAAGCGTTACGTCAAATCTTTATTGATAATGGCATTGATGCAGAGAAGTTTGATGCGACTTACAACAGCTTTGTGGTCAACTCTATGCAACGCGGATTCGACAAGCAATTCGCAAACAGCACGCTCACAGGTGTTCCGGGAGTTGTCGTGAACAACAAGTACATCGTCAAGGCGGATCAGATTCGTTCTTATGAAGAGTACAATCAGTTGGTGAATTACCTTCTGACTCTTTAA
- a CDS encoding YscW family type III secretion system pilotin: MKKPLWSGLIFLVALSGCSQSISNSDFSKKSQAQVYGWISIDDYFSPVATRVEVDMCQVINNQCLTSAAQEYKGIQLPIQYSFLISPLQAGDGSMKIRARLLDKGNVVAQSLVEYHFEPGEMRVDIVLSSVKN, translated from the coding sequence ATGAAAAAGCCTTTATGGTCCGGTCTAATATTTCTGGTTGCTTTGAGTGGATGCAGTCAATCCATCTCAAATTCAGATTTTAGTAAGAAATCACAAGCACAGGTGTACGGTTGGATCTCTATAGATGACTACTTTTCTCCTGTCGCAACAAGAGTAGAAGTTGATATGTGCCAAGTGATTAATAATCAATGTTTGACGTCGGCAGCGCAAGAGTATAAAGGGATACAACTGCCAATTCAGTATTCATTTTTGATTTCGCCTCTTCAGGCCGGTGATGGAAGTATGAAAATACGAGCAAGGTTGTTGGATAAAGGAAACGTAGTTGCTCAAAGCTTGGTTGAATATCATTTTGAACCTGGTGAAATGCGTGTTGATATAGTGTTAAGTTCAGTAAAAAATTAA
- the exsE2 gene encoding T3SS regulon translocated regulator ExsE2 encodes MPNDIQPTSNNAHVYTVNSSTESNNVSKKTFCGCSVSLLGSSEHRQHKAQAKITLNKQLNQLSNIALSNAVLSNNKQSAIDSLYKRKVEVL; translated from the coding sequence ATGCCAAATGATATTCAACCCACGAGCAACAACGCTCATGTTTATACCGTAAACTCGTCAACAGAGAGTAATAACGTATCAAAGAAAACCTTTTGTGGGTGCTCAGTCTCTTTACTTGGTTCTTCGGAACATCGACAACACAAAGCTCAAGCAAAAATCACACTGAACAAACAACTAAATCAACTAAGTAATATTGCACTTAGCAATGCAGTACTTAGTAATAATAAGCAGTCTGCGATCGACTCGCTCTATAAACGAAAAGTAGAAGTACTCTAA
- a CDS encoding DinB family protein, whose translation MDLSANFRMLALYNQRMNQQLLSVCEQLSSQQLNQETHSFFPSVMAHWNHILFGDLIMLQRLITNQIHQLTPQQVNALPIAKAVDDTFVTSIEELKALRSLVDQIYIDMTKGFNAETCAKTVVYITTEGGEMRRNVGEFCQHIFNHQTHHRGQLTAILAQLGWDFGCTDLPVIVPEGSSALA comes from the coding sequence ATGGATTTATCTGCAAATTTTAGAATGCTGGCGCTCTACAACCAGCGTATGAACCAACAGTTACTTAGCGTTTGTGAGCAGCTTAGCTCACAGCAACTTAACCAAGAAACTCACTCCTTTTTTCCATCCGTGATGGCCCATTGGAACCATATTTTATTTGGTGATTTAATCATGCTGCAACGTTTAATCACCAATCAAATCCATCAATTGACTCCACAGCAAGTTAACGCGCTGCCCATTGCAAAAGCCGTAGACGATACCTTTGTAACAAGCATCGAAGAATTGAAAGCGCTTCGCTCGCTCGTTGACCAGATTTACATCGACATGACGAAGGGTTTTAATGCCGAGACTTGTGCAAAAACGGTGGTTTATATTACCACCGAAGGGGGAGAAATGAGGCGCAATGTCGGTGAGTTTTGCCAACATATCTTCAACCACCAAACCCACCATCGCGGTCAGCTTACCGCAATATTGGCGCAACTTGGCTGGGACTTCGGCTGTACCGACTTACCTGTCATAGTACCAGAAGGCTCCAGCGCATTAGCCTAA
- a CDS encoding putative quinol monooxygenase codes for MDSTIFVTAELRVNSDVDLAVARKAIEQFCSDMESESGCQQATATFDVNDPRRVILWERYDDQSAIEAHFVMPHTQAFIALGMTELVSATNSHKAGEA; via the coding sequence ATGGATTCAACAATTTTTGTCACTGCGGAGCTAAGAGTAAACTCTGATGTTGACCTGGCCGTGGCAAGGAAAGCAATTGAACAGTTTTGCTCGGATATGGAGTCGGAGTCAGGCTGCCAACAGGCGACAGCAACGTTTGATGTCAACGACCCTAGACGTGTCATATTGTGGGAGCGATACGACGACCAGTCAGCGATTGAGGCGCATTTTGTTATGCCGCATACACAAGCGTTTATCGCCCTAGGTATGACAGAGTTGGTCAGTGCAACTAACAGCCATAAAGCGGGAGAAGCATAA
- a CDS encoding DMT family transporter gives MFGTIVSFCLMAIGARELSQQLDTFQILFFRTVIALIIVSVVIIGVKRRSLLRTERFKLHLGRNLFHFAGQYGWFLGIGLLPLAEVFALEFTVPLWTLLIAYLFLGERLTRNKLCAALLGFCGVLVIVKPGFDIISPASFIVLIAAFCYAVAHASTKSLASSEHPLTILFFMCAIQLPIGFSFSIVNWHTPQGIEWLWLLVIGFTSLSAHYCMTKAMQCAEVSFVVTMDFLRLPMIALVGVLLYSEPFEISLFLGAALMLLGNLIGISSPKPLLKSRNQTQ, from the coding sequence ATGTTTGGCACTATCGTTTCGTTTTGCTTGATGGCTATAGGAGCGAGAGAGCTTAGTCAGCAGCTAGACACCTTTCAAATACTCTTTTTTCGTACTGTCATTGCACTGATAATCGTCAGTGTTGTGATTATTGGAGTTAAGAGACGCAGTCTATTACGTACCGAACGCTTCAAGCTGCATTTGGGCCGAAATCTATTTCACTTTGCCGGGCAATACGGCTGGTTTCTAGGTATTGGCTTGCTACCACTTGCCGAAGTGTTCGCTTTGGAGTTTACCGTTCCTTTGTGGACTCTACTGATCGCGTATCTCTTTTTAGGTGAGCGTCTAACCCGCAACAAACTTTGCGCTGCTTTACTGGGCTTTTGTGGCGTGTTGGTAATCGTCAAACCTGGCTTTGATATTATTTCGCCCGCCTCTTTCATCGTACTTATAGCGGCATTTTGCTACGCCGTCGCCCACGCCTCAACTAAGTCTTTAGCAAGTAGCGAACACCCGCTTACCATTCTGTTCTTTATGTGTGCAATCCAACTACCTATCGGTTTTTCCTTCAGTATTGTTAATTGGCACACCCCTCAGGGCATTGAATGGTTGTGGCTGTTGGTGATTGGATTTACCTCCTTGTCTGCCCATTATTGCATGACCAAAGCAATGCAGTGTGCTGAAGTCTCATTTGTTGTCACTATGGACTTTTTACGCTTGCCAATGATCGCCTTAGTCGGCGTTTTACTTTACTCTGAACCCTTCGAGATTAGTCTGTTTCTTGGCGCAGCCTTGATGCTGTTGGGCAATTTGATCGGTATTTCATCTCCCAAACCGTTGCTAAAGAGCCGTAATCAGACCCAATAA
- the trhO gene encoding oxygen-dependent tRNA uridine(34) hydroxylase TrhO → MTDYVVCALYKFVQLENYTELQKPLIALMDKHRIRGTLLLASEGINGTVASSREGIDELLAWFKQDERLADIVYKESFDTKQPFNRSKVKLKKEIVTLGVEGIDPRHVVGTYVKPQDWNELISDPEVFVVDTRNDYEIEIGTFQNAVNPQTDTFREFPEYVAKNMDPSKHKKVAMFCTGGIRCEKSTAYMKQQGFDDVYHLEGGILKYLEEVPEEESLWQGDCYVFDNRVAVNHQLEKSGYEMCKACRLPITEEDINSAQYEEGVSCPKCADKHTDEQKSRFREREKQVKLAIERGDVHVGGDAKQTIAQRRQEKLDRKAAQRKG, encoded by the coding sequence ATGACTGACTACGTAGTGTGCGCACTCTATAAATTTGTGCAGCTTGAAAACTATACCGAACTTCAAAAACCTTTGATTGCTCTTATGGATAAGCATCGTATCCGCGGTACTTTATTGCTTGCGAGCGAGGGCATCAACGGGACAGTCGCATCGAGCAGAGAAGGTATCGATGAGCTTCTTGCATGGTTTAAGCAAGACGAGCGCTTAGCTGACATTGTCTATAAAGAGTCTTTCGATACTAAACAGCCATTTAATCGCAGCAAAGTTAAGCTCAAGAAAGAGATCGTAACCTTAGGCGTAGAAGGTATCGACCCACGCCATGTTGTTGGCACTTACGTGAAGCCTCAAGATTGGAATGAACTGATTTCGGATCCTGAAGTGTTTGTCGTCGATACACGTAATGACTACGAAATTGAAATTGGCACTTTCCAAAACGCGGTCAACCCTCAGACAGACACATTTCGAGAGTTTCCTGAGTATGTTGCTAAGAACATGGACCCAAGCAAGCATAAAAAGGTCGCGATGTTCTGTACTGGCGGTATTCGCTGCGAAAAATCCACTGCTTATATGAAACAGCAAGGCTTTGATGATGTTTATCACCTTGAGGGCGGTATTCTCAAATATCTAGAAGAAGTGCCGGAAGAGGAAAGCTTATGGCAAGGCGACTGCTACGTGTTTGACAATCGCGTTGCGGTTAATCATCAGCTTGAAAAAAGCGGTTATGAAATGTGTAAAGCTTGCCGCTTACCTATCACAGAAGAAGACATCAATTCAGCGCAATATGAAGAAGGTGTTAGTTGTCCAAAGTGTGCAGATAAGCATACGGATGAGCAAAAATCACGCTTCCGTGAACGCGAAAAGCAAGTTAAATTAGCCATAGAACGAGGTGATGTTCATGTCGGTGGCGATGCGAAACAGACTATTGCTCAACGTCGACAGGAAAAACTTGATCGCAAAGCGGCGCAAAGAAAAGGTTAA
- a CDS encoding LysR family transcriptional regulator — protein sequence MDKLISMKVFCHVAEQGNFRLTADYFSMSATMVGRHIKHLEGLLNTPLIHRTTRKQTLTDSGRIYLKECQRILEDISNTESLIYDLQNKPKGTVKINAPVTFGTQALAPILSDFIIQYPDISVDLELDNSVIDPYKSEADFIIRIGQLKDSSLVARYLGDYELIYCASPDYLARHTKVIQPDDLTHHSCLGFRYHDISETPSTKADSRQHIKLMANNGEVLRQAALKGVGVVMQPRILLEQDLKSGALEQVLESFPLPTKPIHLVYKDKQLSLKDRTFADYLLSALRP from the coding sequence ATGGACAAGCTCATCAGTATGAAGGTTTTTTGCCATGTCGCCGAACAAGGCAACTTTCGCCTTACCGCAGACTATTTTTCTATGTCAGCAACTATGGTTGGCAGACACATAAAACATCTTGAAGGGTTACTTAACACACCGCTGATTCATCGCACGACAAGAAAGCAAACCTTAACCGACTCTGGAAGAATTTACCTTAAAGAGTGCCAAAGAATACTGGAAGATATCAGCAATACTGAAAGCCTAATCTACGATTTGCAAAACAAACCTAAAGGCACGGTAAAAATCAACGCACCAGTCACTTTTGGGACTCAAGCGCTCGCTCCGATCTTGTCTGACTTTATCATTCAATACCCAGATATCAGTGTTGATCTAGAGCTAGACAACAGTGTTATCGACCCATACAAAAGTGAAGCTGACTTTATTATTAGAATTGGTCAGCTAAAAGACTCTAGCTTGGTAGCAAGGTATTTAGGAGACTATGAGCTTATCTACTGCGCTTCACCCGATTACCTTGCTAGGCATACCAAAGTTATTCAGCCTGACGACCTGACTCATCACTCTTGCCTTGGTTTCCGCTATCACGATATTTCAGAGACTCCGAGTACGAAAGCGGATTCACGGCAACATATCAAGTTGATGGCGAACAATGGAGAGGTGCTCCGGCAAGCCGCTTTGAAAGGTGTTGGGGTTGTTATGCAGCCTCGCATTTTACTTGAGCAAGATCTGAAGTCTGGCGCACTTGAGCAAGTGCTAGAAAGCTTTCCTCTGCCAACAAAACCGATTCATCTTGTCTATAAAGACAAACAGTTATCGCTAAAAGACCGCACCTTTGCCGACTATCTGTTAAGCGCTTTAAGGCCTTGA